Proteins from a single region of Chryseomicrobium sp. FSL W7-1435:
- a CDS encoding (deoxy)nucleoside triphosphate pyrophosphohydrolase yields the protein MKKHVNVVGAVLVNETKQIFCALRSPQMSLPNLWEFPGGKIEPGESPEETLKRELMEELKIEVTVGEEVESTYYEYDSFTIQLTTFYTKIQSGTPILTEHADYKWLSAEELFNLEWAPADIPAVHKIQKQFNTKGIQV from the coding sequence ATGAAAAAACATGTGAATGTTGTTGGGGCTGTACTAGTTAATGAAACGAAGCAGATCTTCTGTGCACTTCGTTCTCCTCAAATGAGCCTTCCAAACTTATGGGAGTTTCCAGGTGGGAAGATTGAACCTGGAGAATCTCCCGAAGAGACCTTGAAGCGTGAATTAATGGAAGAACTAAAAATCGAAGTAACTGTGGGAGAAGAAGTTGAAAGTACTTACTATGAATATGATTCGTTTACTATTCAACTTACTACCTTCTATACAAAGATCCAATCAGGTACACCTATTTTAACTGAACATGCTGATTATAAATGGTTATCTGCCGAAGAGCTTTTTAATTTAGAATGGGCACCTGCAGATATTCCTGCCGTTCATAAAATCCAAAAGCAGTTTAATACTAAAGGTATTCAGGTATGA
- a CDS encoding group-specific protein, translating to MKLSGYIHSYDWTQNERANSLEDLATIGELEKAAVIDSDFVVILLPGGKGSHIELGIAIGLGKKVYLYSPTDEIYEFDKTSTFYHIQGVEKFVGTYDSFTHYLLEMELN from the coding sequence TTGAAGCTGAGTGGTTACATTCATTCCTATGATTGGACTCAAAATGAGCGTGCTAATTCTTTAGAGGATCTAGCTACTATCGGGGAGCTTGAGAAAGCAGCGGTAATTGATTCGGATTTTGTTGTCATCCTGCTACCTGGTGGGAAAGGGAGTCATATTGAACTAGGAATTGCGATTGGCCTTGGCAAGAAAGTCTATCTCTATTCACCGACGGATGAAATTTATGAATTCGATAAGACCAGTACTTTTTATCACATTCAAGGTGTGGAGAAGTTCGTGGGAACATACGATTCGTTTACACACTATCTACTAGAAATGGAATTGAACTAA
- a CDS encoding GrpB family protein → MTLGLENNEVRLVEYTTEWQKEFSRMKEQLLQATSLLPHQIEHVGSTAIHGMAAKPILDMVVGIDSIESVNREFLKALQSVGFLRLRVERPNEIVLAKFADDTYAVKTHYIHLVEYGGEVWHNLIFFRDYLNANEEARQQYLTIKLDYLKTSSSGIQEYTAFKEAFVQEIFEKRKID, encoded by the coding sequence ATGACATTAGGCTTGGAGAACAATGAAGTACGATTGGTGGAGTACACAACGGAGTGGCAGAAAGAATTCTCACGTATGAAAGAACAACTTCTGCAGGCAACTTCTCTTCTTCCCCATCAAATCGAACATGTTGGAAGTACAGCCATTCACGGTATGGCAGCTAAGCCAATTTTAGATATGGTGGTTGGAATAGACTCCATTGAATCGGTTAATCGCGAGTTTTTAAAGGCGTTACAGTCTGTCGGTTTCTTACGCTTGCGTGTAGAACGTCCGAATGAGATAGTGCTGGCGAAGTTTGCGGATGATACATATGCCGTGAAGACGCATTATATTCATCTTGTCGAATACGGGGGTGAGGTTTGGCATAACTTGATATTTTTCCGAGATTATTTAAATGCCAATGAGGAAGCTCGGCAGCAGTATTTGACTATAAAGCTGGACTATTTAAAGACGTCTTCTTCTGGGATCCAGGAATATACGGCGTTTAAAGAGGCGTTTGTGCAAGAGATTTTTGAAAAACGGAAAATTGATTAA
- a CDS encoding DUF262 domain-containing protein, which produces MKYKIELMKYPELKKNASIPKFQRRLVWSDAQKSEFIETLKKGYPFGSILVYKYTDNETISIIDGLQRYSTMNEYSATPNKYFPIDDYVEKALDIVFKNQILSDSELRLNTNKIESIIRNILGKKNVQNSVNPMDLNDDLYKEFNHLFSENINRKLVDLQADLFIALDQYLDIDEIQIPAVIFQGDESELADVFQNLNRGGKKLSKYQVFAAQWSEFELQLNSDIYNEKILNKVVRRYNVLNASRNIEIIDFDEQKMREEKKINLSEFCYALGSIIIETMDSFWSQQDRKKEDLANEIGYSTIGIVLGVSNNKLHEIIRHRDIFHNAELLEEMISNIIDTYSNINAKFSIYLRHPGTTGKTEGKSATNFQILSFFASLWTIKYEKLTLHNGVKVRSKYINSYEAALNNFIYYYIHDIISKRWSGTGDKKLNEIYINDNNRYLLSLEKSNLENKLMEWHDEMVSKGSILFDGSAKTIYTIFSSFERTRYGSINYDFEHVVSRKKLKSVYKIEKVPAGSLGNIMFLQMNSNRSKKELNLYEALQPGMVLEQNFVEINVYPTKGEMEQIENAIKSKNYGLVTKKIVDRGKAIINLMLNDLYKK; this is translated from the coding sequence ATGAAGTATAAAATTGAGTTGATGAAATATCCTGAATTAAAAAAGAATGCTTCCATTCCAAAATTTCAACGGAGGTTAGTGTGGAGTGACGCTCAGAAGAGCGAGTTTATCGAGACTTTAAAGAAGGGATACCCTTTTGGCTCTATATTAGTTTACAAGTACACTGATAATGAGACTATAAGTATTATTGATGGTTTGCAACGTTATTCTACAATGAACGAATATAGCGCAACTCCAAACAAATATTTTCCAATTGATGATTATGTAGAAAAGGCGTTAGACATAGTGTTTAAGAATCAAATACTAAGTGACTCTGAGTTAAGATTAAATACTAACAAGATTGAGAGCATTATAAGAAATATATTAGGGAAGAAAAATGTTCAAAATTCGGTAAACCCAATGGACTTGAATGATGATCTTTATAAAGAATTCAATCACCTATTCTCAGAAAATATAAATCGAAAGTTAGTTGACCTTCAAGCGGATTTATTTATTGCTCTTGATCAATATTTGGACATCGATGAGATTCAAATACCAGCTGTAATTTTTCAAGGGGATGAAAGCGAATTAGCAGATGTATTTCAAAATTTAAATAGAGGTGGTAAAAAACTTTCTAAGTACCAAGTGTTTGCTGCACAATGGAGCGAATTTGAACTGCAGTTAAATTCGGATATCTATAATGAGAAGATATTAAATAAAGTCGTTAGAAGATACAACGTTTTAAACGCATCGAGAAACATAGAGATTATTGATTTTGATGAGCAAAAAATGAGAGAAGAGAAGAAGATTAACCTTTCAGAATTCTGCTATGCTTTAGGGTCAATAATTATTGAAACTATGGATTCTTTTTGGAGTCAACAAGATAGAAAAAAAGAAGATCTAGCAAACGAGATTGGCTACTCGACAATCGGAATAGTTTTAGGCGTTTCTAATAATAAATTGCATGAAATAATTAGGCACAGAGATATATTTCATAATGCCGAATTACTTGAAGAAATGATTAGTAATATAATCGATACATACAGTAATATTAACGCAAAATTTTCGATTTATCTTAGACATCCTGGAACTACAGGTAAGACAGAAGGGAAAAGTGCTACTAACTTCCAAATACTTTCTTTCTTTGCATCTTTATGGACTATTAAATATGAAAAGCTAACATTACATAATGGAGTAAAGGTTCGTTCAAAGTATATCAATAGCTATGAAGCAGCTTTGAACAATTTTATTTACTACTATATCCATGATATTATTTCTAAACGTTGGTCTGGAACGGGAGATAAAAAATTAAATGAAATCTACATAAATGATAATAATAGATATCTTTTATCATTGGAAAAATCCAACTTGGAAAACAAATTGATGGAGTGGCATGATGAAATGGTTTCTAAGGGGTCAATCTTGTTTGATGGTTCAGCAAAAACTATTTATACAATATTTTCATCATTCGAAAGGACAAGATATGGTTCAATTAATTATGACTTTGAACACGTGGTGTCAAGGAAGAAGTTGAAGTCTGTCTATAAAATTGAGAAAGTCCCTGCAGGATCTTTGGGTAATATTATGTTTCTTCAAATGAATAGCAATAGAAGTAAAAAGGAATTAAATTTATATGAAGCTTTACAACCTGGAATGGTGTTAGAGCAAAACTTTGTGGAGATAAATGTTTATCCTACAAAAGGTGAAATGGAACAAATAGAAAATGCCATTAAATCTAAGAACTATGGCTTAGTTACTAAAAAGATTGTAGACCGTGGCAAAGCTATAATTAATTTAATGCTAAATGACCTTTATAAGAAATAA
- a CDS encoding S16 family serine protease: protein MVLLAFEFQLLEFESYTFQVSQYADPVEVVEDSGIHLMVVSTFEVFYLTDEANLREQYSQEDIGVIELYAVTNAQRYFSKNQELARKLRLDTNEFDVMTRAVTTYLTDPSSSVRDFMDTTIITGNSMGLALVLSDLLSEEGVQNAFEIGVTGALGDNGAVSGIGMVNEKVLIAAESGFPYMLVPTENFEEAMATKEREDLAIEIHAVESVEEAVAYIESINQK, encoded by the coding sequence ATGGTACTTCTAGCCTTTGAGTTCCAGCTGCTTGAATTTGAAAGTTATACATTTCAAGTGAGCCAGTATGCAGATCCCGTTGAAGTCGTGGAGGATTCGGGGATTCATTTGATGGTCGTCAGTACATTTGAAGTCTTCTACCTCACCGATGAAGCCAATCTTCGCGAGCAATATTCACAAGAAGACATTGGCGTCATTGAGCTGTATGCAGTGACGAATGCCCAACGGTACTTTAGTAAAAATCAAGAACTGGCCCGGAAGTTACGGCTCGATACGAATGAGTTTGATGTCATGACGCGTGCAGTGACCACCTATCTGACGGATCCGTCCTCTTCAGTACGCGATTTTATGGACACGACAATCATCACAGGCAATAGTATGGGGCTAGCTCTTGTTCTTTCTGATTTACTCAGTGAAGAAGGAGTACAGAATGCGTTTGAAATTGGTGTCACGGGAGCTCTTGGTGATAATGGAGCGGTGAGCGGGATTGGTATGGTCAATGAAAAGGTGCTGATTGCAGCGGAGAGTGGATTTCCGTATATGCTCGTCCCTACAGAGAATTTTGAAGAAGCAATGGCTACAAAGGAACGTGAAGATCTTGCGATTGAAATTCATGCTGTTGAGAGTGTGGAGGAAGCCGTTGCGTACATAGAGAGTATTAATCAGAAGTAG
- a CDS encoding MBL fold metallo-hydrolase: MAKTELIFFERTFPSANMILIKKKNPILIDSGFGSDIAETERLIESVGVSPSEILLILNTHSHSDHVGGNHHFQTKYGAEIVAHQWDAELINSGHPEACTAEWLDQPVESYKVQGKLGDHYEIKAKGMNLVALHTPGHTQNHLSYYESKTKTLISGDLMHRDDVGWINLFREGVTSLQQSLQSLDKISQLKLKRIYPGHGPMIEKPYEAIDVARARLEKWMSHPEKVAWHACKRIFSFTLIIKNGLHKQELESYLLGCGWFQDFARHAFHTSPHQFISILIEEMIRSGAGKWDGDRLVATVPYHAPHKEWNPEKSKPRHWYA, translated from the coding sequence ATGGCTAAAACAGAACTAATTTTCTTTGAGCGGACATTTCCTAGTGCAAATATGATTTTAATTAAAAAGAAAAATCCTATTTTAATCGATAGTGGGTTCGGAAGTGACATTGCTGAAACAGAGAGATTGATTGAATCTGTAGGTGTTTCACCAAGCGAAATTTTATTGATTTTAAATACACATTCTCACAGCGATCATGTTGGGGGGAATCATCATTTTCAAACGAAGTATGGAGCTGAAATAGTAGCGCATCAATGGGATGCGGAACTCATTAACTCTGGACATCCTGAAGCATGTACAGCGGAATGGCTTGATCAACCAGTAGAATCCTATAAAGTTCAGGGGAAGTTAGGTGATCATTATGAAATTAAGGCAAAAGGGATGAATTTAGTGGCACTCCATACGCCTGGTCACACACAGAATCATTTATCTTATTACGAATCAAAAACAAAAACACTTATTAGTGGAGACTTAATGCACCGTGATGATGTCGGTTGGATCAATCTTTTTAGAGAAGGAGTCACTTCTCTTCAACAATCTCTGCAGAGCCTTGATAAAATTTCACAGCTAAAATTGAAGAGAATATACCCAGGCCATGGGCCAATGATAGAGAAACCATATGAAGCAATTGATGTTGCTAGAGCACGCCTTGAAAAATGGATGAGTCATCCTGAAAAGGTTGCTTGGCATGCATGCAAACGCATTTTTTCATTTACTTTGATTATTAAGAATGGATTACATAAGCAAGAACTAGAATCATACCTATTGGGTTGTGGGTGGTTTCAAGACTTCGCACGTCATGCTTTTCACACCTCACCCCATCAATTCATCTCAATCTTGATTGAAGAAATGATTCGGTCTGGTGCGGGTAAGTGGGATGGAGATCGACTAGTCGCAACTGTTCCATACCATGCTCCACATAAAGAGTGGAATCCCGAAAAATCTAAGCCAAGACACTGGTATGCTTAA
- a CDS encoding DEAD/DEAH box helicase has translation MSYSDAQLKQSLEKGFINHQIAAHDTLKPQLLLNQTSGGEAVLTTLLEDLQICKSFFFSVAFITESGLATLKAALHDLHLKGISGKILTSTFLEFNKPKVFEELLKLPNVEVRLTSLKGFHAKGYIFEHAHTYSMIVGSSNLTANALKVNYEWNVRLTSNENGDLIRHFVHQFKDVWDSAAPLSTEWIQRYTERYVETVERQKLLTAIEPDEKIYRTNPLEVAVQIEPNKMQTRALESLASMRQQENRALVVSATGTGKTYLSAFDVRAAAPKRMLFIVHREQILKQAKADFMRVLGAHDEQFGFLTGSEKNTDAKYVFATVQTLSKPNVFSQIAKDHFDYIIIDEVHRAGAESYQRVIDYFRPDFLLGMTATPERTDAWNIFELFQYNVAYEIRLQEALEEDLLSTFHYFGVTDIELDGLLLDENVSFSSLVSDLRINHIVEKITYYGYAGDSVRGLMFCSRIEEAKEISEQLNLRGYRTKALAGSDSMEQRLETVDELENGHLDYIITVDIFNEGIDIPSINQVVMLRQTQSSIIFIQQLGRGLRKHPSKDYVTIIDFIGNYKNNYLIPMALSEDSSLNKDTIRRSVADTSYIKGASTVIFEQVAKEQIYRSINTARIDNFKYLKETFLALYNRLGREPDLLDFVENHSIDPVTIMESNAHYDAFVNRIKREKLPFSNYEVGMLTFLSQELLAGKRLHEIVILKDLMSDAQLSKNDVIQLISESNLNANERSINSALRVLDYSFFTSETKRKYMNLPPIELQHGMYALSFTWKKSLTSNPLFAHRVKDILAVAILKSQTFDSANIFTLYKKYSRRDVAKLLNWDEGDHSTMYGYQFKHSSMPIFVNYHKETDTIETLQYGDSFIDDQNFKWYTKVNFRLDSPSIKRFLQAFKDGLRPHLFIKKDNIEGKDLYYIGEVTVDLSSLQQEIMPDKYGELKPVVTMIFKLQQPVEFNLYHYLTHE, from the coding sequence ATGAGTTATTCAGATGCGCAACTTAAGCAGTCCTTAGAAAAAGGATTTATTAACCATCAAATCGCTGCCCATGACACTTTAAAACCACAATTACTTTTAAACCAAACAAGTGGTGGCGAGGCTGTTTTAACAACTCTGTTAGAGGATCTGCAAATTTGTAAGTCATTCTTCTTCTCAGTAGCATTCATTACTGAGTCCGGGCTCGCAACATTAAAAGCCGCTCTTCATGATTTGCATTTAAAAGGAATCTCAGGGAAAATTCTCACCTCTACTTTCTTAGAATTTAATAAGCCTAAAGTCTTCGAAGAGCTCCTGAAACTTCCGAATGTCGAAGTACGCTTAACATCACTCAAAGGTTTTCATGCAAAAGGTTACATATTTGAACACGCTCATACGTACTCGATGATTGTAGGTAGCTCAAATCTAACTGCCAATGCTTTAAAAGTAAACTATGAGTGGAACGTCCGGTTAACCTCTAACGAAAACGGAGACTTAATTCGTCATTTCGTCCATCAATTTAAGGACGTATGGGATTCAGCAGCTCCACTTTCAACAGAATGGATTCAAAGATACACCGAACGTTATGTAGAAACTGTAGAACGCCAGAAGCTCCTGACTGCTATTGAGCCTGATGAAAAGATCTATAGAACCAACCCTTTAGAAGTAGCTGTTCAAATCGAGCCAAACAAAATGCAAACTCGTGCCCTTGAAAGCCTTGCTAGTATGAGACAACAAGAAAATCGTGCATTAGTAGTATCTGCAACTGGTACAGGAAAGACATATCTTTCTGCATTTGACGTGCGGGCTGCTGCTCCGAAACGCATGTTATTTATCGTGCATAGAGAACAAATCCTAAAACAAGCAAAAGCAGATTTCATGCGTGTACTCGGTGCACACGATGAACAGTTTGGATTCTTAACAGGTTCAGAGAAAAACACGGATGCGAAGTACGTTTTCGCAACGGTTCAAACCCTCTCTAAACCCAATGTTTTCAGTCAAATAGCTAAAGATCACTTTGATTACATAATTATCGACGAAGTTCACCGAGCTGGTGCCGAATCGTATCAACGTGTAATCGACTATTTCAGGCCAGATTTTTTACTTGGAATGACAGCGACTCCAGAGCGAACAGATGCTTGGAACATTTTCGAGCTATTTCAGTACAACGTAGCCTATGAAATTCGACTTCAAGAAGCTCTTGAAGAAGATTTACTGAGTACCTTCCATTACTTCGGTGTAACAGATATTGAACTAGATGGACTATTACTCGATGAAAATGTTTCGTTCAGTTCTTTAGTGTCTGATTTACGCATTAATCATATTGTGGAGAAGATCACTTACTATGGTTATGCGGGAGATTCGGTTCGAGGACTTATGTTCTGTAGTCGTATTGAAGAAGCAAAAGAAATTTCTGAGCAATTAAATCTCCGTGGTTACCGGACAAAAGCATTAGCTGGCTCTGATTCTATGGAGCAACGCTTAGAGACAGTTGATGAATTGGAGAATGGTCATCTCGACTATATTATTACTGTCGATATTTTCAATGAAGGAATCGACATTCCAAGTATCAATCAAGTAGTCATGCTTCGTCAGACGCAGTCCAGTATTATCTTTATTCAACAATTGGGACGTGGATTACGGAAACATCCGTCTAAAGACTACGTGACCATTATTGATTTCATTGGTAACTACAAAAATAACTATTTAATTCCTATGGCTTTGTCCGAAGACTCGTCGTTAAATAAAGATACGATTCGTCGCTCGGTCGCCGATACTAGCTATATTAAAGGTGCATCAACAGTTATTTTTGAACAGGTTGCGAAAGAACAAATTTATCGATCGATTAATACGGCACGTATTGATAATTTTAAATATCTTAAAGAAACATTTCTAGCTCTTTACAATCGATTAGGTAGAGAACCTGACCTACTTGATTTTGTTGAAAATCATTCAATTGATCCCGTGACTATCATGGAAAGTAACGCCCATTATGATGCTTTTGTTAATAGAATTAAACGGGAGAAGTTACCTTTCTCTAATTATGAAGTTGGAATGCTGACTTTTCTTTCACAGGAATTACTTGCTGGGAAAAGACTACACGAAATTGTTATTCTGAAAGATTTGATGTCCGACGCTCAGCTTTCAAAAAATGACGTCATTCAATTGATTTCTGAATCGAATTTGAATGCGAATGAAAGATCAATTAACTCAGCACTCCGAGTTTTGGATTATTCATTTTTCACTTCAGAGACAAAGAGAAAGTATATGAACCTACCACCAATAGAACTTCAACACGGAATGTACGCTTTAAGTTTCACTTGGAAGAAATCTTTAACAAGTAACCCTCTCTTTGCTCATCGTGTAAAGGATATATTGGCCGTTGCCATATTAAAATCTCAAACATTTGATTCGGCGAATATATTTACCCTTTATAAAAAGTATTCTCGACGTGATGTAGCCAAACTTTTGAATTGGGATGAAGGCGATCATTCTACAATGTATGGCTATCAATTCAAGCATTCTAGTATGCCTATTTTTGTTAATTATCATAAAGAAACCGATACTATTGAAACTCTTCAATATGGTGACTCTTTTATTGATGATCAAAATTTCAAATGGTACACCAAAGTAAACTTTAGATTAGACTCTCCATCAATCAAGAGATTTCTTCAAGCTTTTAAAGACGGGTTACGACCTCATTTATTTATTAAGAAGGACAATATCGAAGGCAAAGACCTTTACTATATCGGTGAAGTCACAGTGGACCTGTCTTCATTACAACAAGAGATCATGCCTGATAAATACGGGGAGTTAAAGCCAGTTGTCACTATGATCTTCAAATTACAGCAGCCTGTGGAGTTTAATTTGTATCATTATTTGACGCATGAATAA
- a CDS encoding ISL3 family transposase — MFRISTLNRPVSCLVCSSQTVRHSKERRRFRHSYAWGVGTIWIEIDVPRQVCKECGITFVHDFGLGLVRSSTRHYRVEIAKRCHGRTISDVSREYGVPYTTVERWFYQYASRQLETKTARHVLVDEFATRKGHHYATVVLDAKSGCVLSIVEGRDEAAISLALSQVKSSIQTVVSDFAPAMSKATNSVIPDATHVLDRFHLIQFFTDALRRRRRFLDETKRHYHVRTIDRSLACRPEQLDDADLEVARACLREDEFIKDIYYGLQHMRFVLKSTTSGQASRRLKEWIDRFMFHPCGPLAKIAKAVIVRQREMENTILSPLSNGKIEGTNNKIKLIKRRAFGYRNLNNFFTRLKLELGSSK; from the coding sequence GTGTTTCGAATTTCTACGCTGAACCGTCCAGTCTCATGTCTTGTCTGTTCAAGTCAGACAGTCCGCCACTCAAAGGAACGTCGCCGTTTTAGACATTCCTACGCCTGGGGCGTAGGGACGATCTGGATCGAGATAGATGTCCCACGCCAGGTCTGTAAAGAATGTGGTATCACGTTTGTTCATGACTTTGGCTTAGGCCTAGTTCGTTCTTCCACCAGACATTATAGAGTGGAGATTGCAAAACGTTGTCATGGTAGGACAATCTCTGATGTCTCGCGTGAGTATGGTGTTCCGTACACGACCGTTGAAAGGTGGTTCTATCAATACGCTTCGCGCCAGTTGGAGACTAAAACCGCAAGGCATGTCTTGGTCGATGAGTTCGCTACGCGCAAAGGTCATCATTACGCGACAGTGGTCCTTGATGCGAAATCCGGGTGCGTCCTTTCGATAGTTGAAGGTAGAGATGAAGCTGCAATCTCTTTGGCTCTCTCTCAAGTGAAGAGCTCTATTCAAACAGTAGTCAGTGACTTTGCGCCAGCCATGTCGAAGGCCACAAATTCTGTGATACCAGATGCGACCCATGTGCTCGATCGTTTCCACCTGATCCAGTTTTTTACGGATGCGCTGCGACGCCGTCGGCGTTTTCTGGATGAAACTAAACGTCACTATCACGTACGTACAATAGATCGTTCCCTAGCATGTCGTCCAGAACAATTAGACGATGCAGACTTAGAGGTCGCACGGGCATGCCTTCGCGAAGACGAGTTCATCAAGGACATCTATTACGGATTACAACATATGCGATTTGTATTGAAGTCGACTACATCTGGACAAGCTTCTCGTCGTCTAAAAGAGTGGATCGACCGTTTCATGTTTCATCCATGTGGGCCGCTGGCCAAGATTGCAAAAGCTGTGATAGTGCGTCAACGTGAGATGGAAAACACAATACTCTCGCCTCTCTCTAACGGGAAAATAGAAGGTACAAACAATAAGATCAAACTGATCAAACGAAGAGCTTTCGGGTATCGTAATCTGAATAACTTCTTCACAAGGTTAAAACTTGAACTAGGAAGCTCAAAATAG
- a CDS encoding HAD family acid phosphatase, translating into MKFGFDIDDTLIDLRKHAFDIYNQKLGKNVPLDQFTKLERVEIHELFDMTDEQGGEMWKSSLEDIYYTTCPVYPNALETLVELDQQGHEIYYITARPKEHGERTKEWMKAQGFPVHDERFFYGMKDDEKVQIIKRLDLDYYFDDKPDVVNTLMKEENLKVILKDQSYNRDLTFTRLVNWTDIQQILEAR; encoded by the coding sequence ATGAAATTTGGTTTCGATATTGACGATACATTGATTGATCTGCGCAAGCATGCGTTTGACATCTACAATCAAAAACTAGGAAAGAACGTGCCGCTCGACCAGTTCACGAAGCTCGAGCGCGTTGAAATCCATGAGTTGTTTGACATGACAGACGAACAAGGCGGCGAGATGTGGAAATCGTCTTTAGAAGACATTTACTACACGACTTGCCCCGTTTACCCAAATGCCTTAGAAACATTGGTAGAGCTTGATCAACAAGGCCATGAGATTTATTACATTACAGCAAGACCAAAGGAACATGGGGAGCGAACAAAAGAGTGGATGAAAGCACAAGGATTCCCGGTTCATGATGAGCGTTTCTTCTATGGCATGAAAGATGATGAAAAAGTACAAATCATCAAACGCCTAGATCTAGATTATTATTTTGATGATAAACCGGATGTAGTAAATACGTTGATGAAAGAAGAAAATCTCAAAGTCATCCTCAAAGACCAGTCCTATAACCGAGATTTGACGTTCACACGTCTAGTGAACTGGACAGATATTCAGCAGATTTTAGAAGCAAGGTAG
- a CDS encoding NUDIX domain-containing protein, whose amino-acid sequence MLKSINVLPEDKKTAGVHCVPITENGSLVMAWDKEEDLLTTIGGRLEGDESIEEALAREAMEEVGLIIGPERIPFASWYWESTDSYTVWFLVRVHELLPYSFDFEKSGHVIFNFETAKHMVPKLEPGVTKRRDLLLLAEEKVKELQLHNV is encoded by the coding sequence ATGTTAAAATCCATCAATGTTTTACCTGAAGATAAAAAGACAGCTGGAGTTCATTGCGTACCCATCACCGAAAATGGTTCTCTTGTAATGGCGTGGGATAAAGAAGAAGACTTATTAACGACCATTGGAGGAAGACTTGAAGGAGATGAAAGTATCGAGGAAGCCCTTGCTCGTGAGGCGATGGAGGAAGTAGGATTGATTATCGGGCCGGAGAGAATTCCGTTTGCGAGTTGGTACTGGGAATCGACCGATTCTTATACTGTCTGGTTTTTAGTCCGGGTGCACGAACTCCTTCCATACTCGTTTGACTTTGAAAAATCCGGGCACGTCATTTTTAACTTTGAAACAGCCAAGCACATGGTCCCCAAGTTAGAACCTGGTGTTACTAAAAGGCGAGACCTATTGTTGTTAGCTGAAGAAAAAGTAAAAGAACTTCAGTTACATAATGTATAA
- a CDS encoding SRPBCC family protein, whose product MPTIHHEIFIQAPIAVCFDLARNIDVHIQTTGTTNERAVAGVTSGLIENGQTVTWEATHLGVRQKLTAKIIDLERPYRFVDTMVNGAFHSFTHIHEFVESGTGTIMKDTFSYKSPLGVLGIIADKLFLERYMREFIVNRAEGLKKIAEENLNNDK is encoded by the coding sequence ATGCCTACAATTCACCATGAGATATTCATTCAAGCCCCTATCGCTGTTTGTTTTGATCTTGCACGAAATATCGATGTACATATACAAACTACTGGCACCACTAATGAACGAGCAGTGGCGGGAGTTACGAGTGGTCTCATTGAGAACGGACAAACTGTTACTTGGGAAGCTACCCATCTTGGGGTTCGACAAAAGTTAACAGCTAAAATTATCGATTTGGAAAGACCTTATAGATTCGTAGATACTATGGTAAATGGCGCATTCCACTCGTTTACTCATATACATGAATTTGTAGAAAGTGGGACAGGAACCATTATGAAAGATACCTTTTCATATAAATCCCCTTTAGGTGTTCTAGGCATTATAGCTGATAAATTGTTTTTAGAAAGATATATGCGGGAGTTTATAGTGAACCGTGCTGAAGGATTGAAAAAAATTGCGGAAGAAAATTTAAACAATGATAAATAG
- a CDS encoding DUF4362 domain-containing protein: protein MKKFIGVGILSTSLLIDCQFENIEDVVENQGGGFKNEEYFETFVESIEAGTSDQLDYIRYGEEGEEIVTKLRFDGTEIDVGTYLGWRTIEKFTCASAEQQGIEESISFYLKDCTGDVTGHLELASYPLPSEED, encoded by the coding sequence ATGAAAAAATTTATAGGAGTAGGTATTCTTTCGACCAGTCTACTAATAGACTGCCAATTCGAGAATATCGAGGACGTAGTGGAGAACCAAGGTGGAGGATTTAAGAATGAAGAGTATTTTGAGACATTTGTTGAAAGTATAGAAGCAGGTACCTCTGATCAATTAGATTATATTCGCTATGGGGAAGAAGGAGAAGAAATCGTTACTAAACTTCGATTCGATGGCACTGAAATTGACGTTGGGACATATTTGGGTTGGCGGACCATCGAAAAGTTCACTTGTGCTTCTGCTGAACAACAAGGTATTGAGGAAAGCATTTCTTTCTACCTGAAAGATTGCACCGGAGATGTTACGGGGCATTTAGAATTAGCGTCGTACCCACTGCCTTCTGAGGAGGATTGA